The following proteins come from a genomic window of Candidatus Zixiibacteriota bacterium:
- a CDS encoding aromatic amino acid ammonia-lyase, producing MAIVLDGSGLSIEKLVRIARHGEQVELSRDAVERINKCRAMLEKKIDAHEIMYGVNTGIGEFSEVVLDDNQVKEFQKFLIYNHAAGIGDPMPLEYVRGALAARINVHAHGNSGVRLAVTQTLVEMLNKGVTPYACQKGSVGACGDLAPMAQIALLMMGEGKAYYKGELLEGRVALERAGIPIPGLKARDGLAVINGSNVLTAMGALFLYDANRWLKQAEIAAAMSLEALKANMKPYSAKLHEVRGFKGAIRSAEAIRKVVAGGDLAEQRIKCKVQDAYSMRSTPQVVGAAHDALAYARSQVEIELNGVGDNPIFFPDENLQLSGANFQGTPVAVPMDMAGYCVTMVSVMSERRMNRLNNPALSVGLPPFLTKGAGMFSGLMLSQYTADSLIVEQRILSNPASVQSIPAAADQEDFVSMGMNGAIKNAQILDNAYGVLGIEMMAAAQALDFRDYKFGAGTTKAHEVVRRHVDFLDIDRPLYPDHTKMKEVVKSFEVLEEVEAVVGSLE from the coding sequence ATGGCGATCGTACTCGATGGTTCCGGTCTCTCGATCGAGAAGCTCGTCAGGATAGCGCGGCACGGCGAGCAGGTGGAATTGAGCCGCGATGCGGTTGAGCGAATAAACAAGTGCCGGGCGATGCTCGAGAAGAAGATCGACGCCCATGAAATCATGTATGGCGTCAACACCGGTATCGGGGAGTTCTCCGAGGTCGTTCTCGATGACAATCAGGTGAAAGAGTTCCAGAAGTTTCTGATATACAACCATGCGGCGGGGATCGGCGATCCGATGCCGCTCGAGTACGTTCGGGGAGCGCTGGCCGCGCGGATCAATGTCCACGCGCACGGCAACTCCGGGGTGCGGCTGGCGGTTACGCAGACGCTGGTGGAGATGCTCAACAAAGGCGTTACGCCGTACGCCTGTCAGAAAGGTTCGGTTGGAGCGTGTGGTGATCTGGCCCCGATGGCGCAGATAGCGTTGCTGATGATGGGCGAGGGGAAGGCCTACTACAAGGGCGAGTTGCTGGAAGGCCGGGTCGCACTGGAGCGTGCCGGGATACCGATTCCGGGTCTGAAGGCGCGCGACGGCCTTGCTGTCATCAACGGCTCCAACGTACTGACCGCAATGGGCGCGTTGTTTTTGTACGACGCCAACCGCTGGCTGAAGCAGGCCGAGATCGCCGCCGCCATGTCGCTGGAGGCGCTGAAAGCCAACATGAAGCCCTACAGCGCGAAGCTGCACGAAGTGCGCGGGTTCAAAGGCGCGATTCGCTCGGCCGAAGCTATCCGCAAGGTGGTCGCCGGGGGTGATCTGGCCGAGCAGCGGATCAAATGCAAGGTGCAGGACGCGTACTCGATGCGATCGACGCCGCAGGTGGTCGGCGCCGCGCACGATGCACTCGCCTATGCGCGCTCGCAGGTCGAGATCGAACTGAACGGGGTAGGGGACAATCCGATTTTCTTCCCCGACGAGAATTTGCAGCTCTCCGGGGCCAATTTCCAGGGAACGCCGGTGGCGGTCCCGATGGACATGGCGGGATACTGTGTGACGATGGTGTCGGTGATGTCCGAGCGGCGCATGAACCGGCTCAACAACCCGGCGCTGAGTGTCGGCCTGCCGCCGTTTTTGACCAAAGGCGCGGGTATGTTCTCCGGGCTGATGCTGAGCCAGTACACCGCCGACTCGCTGATTGTCGAGCAGCGCATCCTATCGAACCCGGCCTCGGTTCAGTCGATCCCGGCTGCGGCCGACCAGGAAGATTTCGTCTCGATGGGGATGAACGGGGCGATCAAAAACGCGCAGATTCTCGACAACGCGTATGGTGTGCTCGGGATCGAGATGATGGCGGCCGCGCAGGCGCTCGATTTCCGCGACTACAAGTTCGGGGCGGGCACGACCAAAGCCCACGAGGTGGTCCGCCGCCATGTCGATTTCCTCGATATCGACCGGCCGTTGTATCCGGATCACACGAAGATGAAAGAGGTCGTGAAGTCCTTTGAAGTGCTGGAGGAAGTGGAGGCAGTGGTCGGTTCATTGGAGTGA
- a CDS encoding YbjQ family protein: MIIVTSEYIQHKRIVKTLGLVRGNTIRARHIGRDLAAAFRNVVGGEIKDYTKLMAEAREQAMDRMIEHARSMGANAIVMTRFSTAEIAQHAAEILVYGTAVVVEDDAS; this comes from the coding sequence GTGATCATCGTTACGTCGGAATACATCCAGCATAAACGGATAGTCAAGACGCTGGGGCTCGTCAGGGGCAATACCATCCGCGCTCGCCACATCGGACGTGATCTCGCGGCGGCCTTCCGAAACGTCGTCGGCGGTGAAATCAAGGACTACACCAAGCTCATGGCCGAAGCGCGGGAGCAGGCGATGGACCGGATGATCGAACACGCCCGCTCGATGGGCGCAAATGCAATCGTGATGACTCGCTTCTCGACTGCCGAAATCGCCCAGCACGCCGCCGAAATTCTCGTCTACGGCACCGCGGTAGTCGTGGAGGATGATGCCTCGTAG